Within Candidatus Zixiibacteriota bacterium, the genomic segment AATAACATTTTCGCCAGATTTCGAGAAACGTTTAGTCGTTATTAGAATATCAGTCATTTAACGCCTCAAAACATCGATTACCGAAAGACGCGCCGCCTGATATGCTGGATATAACGCCGCGAGGAAGCAGATACCATAGGTGAGAGCACCAGCGATGAGAAAATCGAGCGGGTGTATTTCGATAGGCAGATAGCTAATAAAATAGATATCTGGTGGCAATGAAATGATCTCATAGCGGTTTTGCAACAAAGCGGCAATAATAGCCAACCCCCAGCCAAGTACTACGCCATAGGTCGCAATTACTAATCCCTTGTATACAAATATTTTACGGATCGAACTTGGTGTCGAACCGATTGTTTTCAGAATCCCAATTTCGGTTCGTTTTTCCATCGTCAACATGACCAGGGTGGAAATTATTGAGAAGGCGGCCACCAGCACAATCAGGATAAAGCCCAGAAACAGAATCTTCTTCTCCAGGGCGATCCAGGTGAAAAGATTGCGATGCAGTTCATTCCAGGGCACTACGTCGTATCTGAAACCCAGAGCAGAGTCGATCATCGGGGCTAACCCTTCGGCTAGATAGACATCACTCAGCTTCAGATGGACCGTAGTAACGGCATCACCGGTGCGAAAAAGTTTCTGGGCGGAGGTCAGAGAAATATACGCCATCTGAGCGTCGAACTCATACATGCCGGTTTCGAGCAGACCGGAAATATAGAACCGGGCTACCCGAGGGCGGGCACGACGATGGAGATCTTCTCCTCGTAGTGAGTACAGAGCCACCGAGGAACCTAGAAAAACGCCCAGCCGTTCGGCCAGGTTAGCACCAATAATCATGCCCGGAATGGAGTCACCATCTTCAACAATGGGGCTGAAATCGTAATCACCGATGGTGACATTTTGGGCGACAGATGATGTTCGACGTTCCATTTCGGGATCGATGCCACGCAGAACTATGCCGTCTCCGGCTGAGGCCGATGCAATAGCCGCTTTATAATAAATAAACGGCGAAGCTGCCACCACCCCGTCAATGTTCTCCAGAGTATCAATCAGCTCACCGTAATTATCGATGAACGGTTCCCCCAGAGGGAAAACAGAGATGTGGGAAGTGGTACCCAGTAAACGGGAACGAATCTCAGATTCGAAACCGTTGTGCATCGACATCACAAAACAGACCACTGCGACCCCCAGCATTACACCAAGAATGGTGATCCAGGTTGACACCGAGACAAAGTACCGGCCGGAATGTAAATAACGACGAGCAATGAATGTTTCGTACCGCATGCTGCCATGAGTATACGGAGATATTGTACACAATCACAACCACTTTCCGCTCACCAGCAATCACCACACCCGTTGAAATGGCGAGACACTCCAAATGGAGCCGGGTTTAGCCTGTCTATGTGGGGTCAAGGCCAGCACGAATCATCAAGAGGGCGACGTTGTGGTAATGAAAACGAATGGCCACCCGTCGATACCGAGGGTGGCCATCCGAATCTGTCATCGTGCTAGTACGAGTTACGGGCACGCCACCGGTGGTATACCACCAGTGAATAGGTATGCCACCAGATGAGTCAGGTCGCCGATATTGATCTCGCCATTGCCATCTATGTCACTTTCCTCTTCGCATGGTGGCTCCGATCCTCCGGTGAATAAGTACGCTACAAGGTAAGTCAGGTCAGCAATATTGATCTCGTCGTCGATATCACCGTCAACATTGCCACGCATTCCGTCACCATTGCAACAATCACATGGATTGGGTTCACAGGGTTCACCATCGCCTGCGTATACACGCCCCAGTACGTCTACACAATACCACTCAGTACGCTGTAGACACTGGCCATCATCTTCCCTACAACAGGCGCCAACCGGACTACAGGGATTGGGATCGCAGGTTGTCCCATCGCCAATATAGAGATGATCCAGCGCCTCGCAGTCGGCTTGAGTTTCGATCGAGCAGCCGCCATTGCGGTCGCAGCAGGCACCTACTGGCTGAACTATGTCGAAACAAAGTGGGGCAAAACCGGGTTCGATTTCAGTATCAGGTGCTTGTCCCATGAAATCGGGAGGAGTGCCATGGGTACCGGTTTCATCCGAAAAAGTCCATGTTGCTGCCTCGGGATAGAATATCGGTGTGATACACACCCCGCCAGAAGTTGGTGCTTCACCTTCGGGGATGTAGAACTTCAGGGTATATATGTGTTCCGCGTTACCAGCAGGAAGTCCACTACCCATCATCATTGTAGCTCCACCCACCATGATACTGTCAGGTGAACTATTATCAATTGCTTCTAAGCCCCTGAATAAGAAATCAAAATAGGATGTTGGAGAAGGCAGAAGAGCATTGATGTAATCATAAGAGCCACTGCCGTGAGTGGGATCAAATACATAGTTGGTGGCAATGCCGATTTGGAGGTTAATTGTAAAACCAGAGAGATCATCCGAGGGATTCAACAACTGGATCTCAAGCACGTTAGTATCACCGATATTGGCAACACCAGAGCCGCCATTAAGCTCAACTATCACGTTTCCTTCGAAATCGGGGGTGAGGGTCTCTGTCTCGTCGCAGCCAACAGGTAGCGGACCACCTCTAAACAGGCGGTGCGAAAGGAACTGTAAGTCGCTTATGTTGATATTTCCATCCGTATTACAATCGGCCTGTTCCAAGCAGGGTGGTTGCGGGCTTCCTTCATAGAAGATATATTGCATCAAATAGACCAAATCGGTTACGGTTATTTCAAATGTAGACTCAACCTCATTGTCAACATTCCCGCGGGTGACACAACAGGTGTTGTCGAGGATTACTTCTATCTCAGGACAAAGGGAAGGGTTATTCAGGAAGAAATCAGGATCGTCCGAGCACAATGTTATGTAGAACTTGACGGTGTCATCATCCGGAATCAGGCTGGTATCAAGATCCAGAATCAAGTCCATCGAATCACCTGGACTGATGGTGCTTGAAGCCAATGGTAAATCTATGCTCTCAAGGTATGGCGGCACACCTCGGCTACCGTAGCTGTCCGATTGTGAGCTTCGAACAGAAACTGTGAATTCATTGATTTCTCCATCCTGCTCAACACTAAATCGAGATTTCCCAGAAGAAGGCTCTTCGGGAATGTTCACGTAGCCTGTGTTCTCATCCCCTGTGACCGAACTGAAGGTCAGAAGATCACAGCCGGTGTTTGTAAACACATTCGGGAAAGTGACTATGCCGTTTTCATCGGGATCATATAAAACCTTGATGGCGGGGTGATAGTTCTGAATCTCCAGGCGAGGGCGGTCGGACTGGATGGTTAGATCAAACAGTGCTCCCCAGTAAGCAGCAAACAGAACATGAAGATCACCGTAACTGTCTTCGGCAATAGCTCCACTCAGCCCCATATTACTGGGGAAACCACCAAACGAAATCCGTCTGCGAAAGAGCTCAGTTCCATCATCAGCTTGATAGCAACTGAGGAAACCATCATCATCAAAGATCAGGAGTTTGTTGGGACCGCTGGTTTCAGTGGTCAAAATACCCTCACCATAAAAAGCCCCTCCCGAATACGAGGAAGATGTCCATTCAACATCACCTGTTGTCTTATTGATGGCATAAAGATGTCCGCTTAGAGGGGAAGATGCCCAACGTGACAATGAGGACACATACACCCTGTTTTCTCCAATAATCGGAGTAGTATACTTAACTCTGTGAGCCTGAGTGACCGGACCGGCTAACTGGCCGTTGGAGGCATTGATGCGATAGAACAGCCCGTCAGCAGGATAATCACCGTTAACTTCTGAGTTCACATAAAGAACATCGAGATTCGAGTCATAAGAAATGCCTCCAGAAAATAATTCCGAAGAAACAGATCCACCATACTCAGTTGTTCCCTGAAGACCACCGGCCGACGACAACTGCCAGTTGATGGTGCCGTCTGTTGGGTCTATAGAATAAACATCCCCATAATACCCGCTGGCATTAGTTGCTGTGAACAGGCTTACCCCATCGGTTGCCAGGGAAACAGTAATCGGGTAACCGAGAGATACAGGGAATGCAGGAATTTTACTTCCTGTGAGGGCATCCGCCCCGACTACATAACCGTCATCGGTAGTCCAGAAGACGTAGTCTGTTCCCCCGATACTCAGCACGGTAAAGACGCCGTATCTAACGTATCCATAAAGCTCTGAGGGAGTTGTCGTAACGTCTCTGCTCCATATCAATGCACCGGTACTGAAATTATAAGCCGCCACAGACGCATAATCTCCGCCCGCTACGAACATGACAGGGTCCGGGTAC encodes:
- a CDS encoding ABC transporter permease, with translation MRYETFIARRYLHSGRYFVSVSTWITILGVMLGVAVVCFVMSMHNGFESEIRSRLLGTTSHISVFPLGEPFIDNYGELIDTLENIDGVVAASPFIYYKAAIASASAGDGIVLRGIDPEMERRTSSVAQNVTIGDYDFSPIVEDGDSIPGMIIGANLAERLGVFLGSSVALYSLRGEDLHRRARPRVARFYISGLLETGMYEFDAQMAYISLTSAQKLFRTGDAVTTVHLKLSDVYLAEGLAPMIDSALGFRYDVVPWNELHRNLFTWIALEKKILFLGFILIVLVAAFSIISTLVMLTMEKRTEIGILKTIGSTPSSIRKIFVYKGLVIATYGVVLGWGLAIIAALLQNRYEIISLPPDIYFISYLPIEIHPLDFLIAGALTYGICFLAALYPAYQAARLSVIDVLRR
- a CDS encoding PQQ-binding-like beta-propeller repeat protein, whose translation is MRQVYLLLIILTLMLALSAFADTPRDTRLEQIIEPISIDAPASRAMCTMYKTTGTMYGNWSGWLAGDNVVTYFDPYVMCGDPGYPFEITSFSFALYDYNPGTVVWPADIDIVVYDNNGSKCNGPGAELCRFTIIADEATYSSAFGTAIFPTPCSVSGPFFIGVEYNSGVYYTIPSLIFDDNTTPDTCDNFFSYGGSTYEWYDFWGNQGYPMFIVNGNGAFEGLSLDHVDGFSAPDQIESNTPINFHIRATYQPGNGSYVGAFSNGFRVYSPDGATWQPLTWDTANIGWSNRFDLGFWVGEHSVNGSGADTIGFSASVMFSTIGFEDGFDEEVWTISTQVDESQIGKTLCIDSCFYPPSGSWLWAFVGGGGYPPPWSGPHCFTIVEPTPHWPTRNHDYARTGRSELALGDAECDLTLNWSFVHPSYGTGLSAGPAVYGDKVVCNFTYEYKVFDLDGNELYTLSGSPEIGGMLRCIPTITPITGYPDPVMFVAGGDYASVAAYNFSTGALIWSRDVTTTPSELYGYVRYGVFTVLSIGGTDYVFWTTDDGYVVGADALTGSKIPAFPVSLGYPITVSLATDGVSLFTATNASGYYGDVYSIDPTDGTINWQLSSAGGLQGTTEYGGSVSSELFSGGISYDSNLDVLYVNSEVNGDYPADGLFYRINASNGQLAGPVTQAHRVKYTTPIIGENRVYVSSLSRWASSPLSGHLYAINKTTGDVEWTSSSYSGGAFYGEGILTTETSGPNKLLIFDDDGFLSCYQADDGTELFRRRISFGGFPSNMGLSGAIAEDSYGDLHVLFAAYWGALFDLTIQSDRPRLEIQNYHPAIKVLYDPDENGIVTFPNVFTNTGCDLLTFSSVTGDENTGYVNIPEEPSSGKSRFSVEQDGEINEFTVSVRSSQSDSYGSRGVPPYLESIDLPLASSTISPGDSMDLILDLDTSLIPDDDTVKFYITLCSDDPDFFLNNPSLCPEIEVILDNTCCVTRGNVDNEVESTFEITVTDLVYLMQYIFYEGSPQPPCLEQADCNTDGNINISDLQFLSHRLFRGGPLPVGCDETETLTPDFEGNVIVELNGGSGVANIGDTNVLEIQLLNPSDDLSGFTINLQIGIATNYVFDPTHGSGSYDYINALLPSPTSYFDFLFRGLEAIDNSSPDSIMVGGATMMMGSGLPAGNAEHIYTLKFYIPEGEAPTSGGVCITPIFYPEAATWTFSDETGTHGTPPDFMGQAPDTEIEPGFAPLCFDIVQPVGACCDRNGGCSIETQADCEALDHLYIGDGTTCDPNPCSPVGACCREDDGQCLQRTEWYCVDVLGRVYAGDGEPCEPNPCDCCNGDGMRGNVDGDIDDEINIADLTYLVAYLFTGGSEPPCEEESDIDGNGEINIGDLTHLVAYLFTGGIPPVACP